From the Purpureocillium takamizusanense chromosome 6, complete sequence genome, one window contains:
- a CDS encoding uncharacterized protein (EggNog:ENOG503PCUS), with amino-acid sequence MTVDNTQPTGHNPIGGFTAEYLGEQLADNSCSRRDLGFAGSIAGQWFAVYGDTLWAAPGVRHPADDDVGGFHGMVRNSVSRLGADPLVVHDLDLNDRQRQNQFAEWKAEWGESNTTGFGGTSIVETDAEAEEGAVFFLVNDNEGYTHAGIARVKLVNGTPVAERLGKGWWDTSENAKYGDVAAYRDVHSDYIYALGHPPKQLDGKFVESQYVYQVRVKASRAFDLDAYEYWWGRQQGWKRERLTSFTPETACMWGAGQGQIVFSNYFKTYMYVHVCGATVTIKTAPKPEGPWSEGKEIFTATPIDGGLVYAGVAYPYLDETGKTLAIAYTNNNHIQVIRVTFE; translated from the exons ATGACCGTCGACAACACGCAGCCCACAGGGCACAACCCCATCGGGGGCTTCACCGCAGAGtacctcggcgagcagctcgccgacaactcgtgcagccgccgcgacctgGGCTTCGCGGGCTCCATCGCCGGGCAGTGGTTCGCCGTGTATGGCGACACGCTGTGGGCGGCCCCCGGGGTGCGCCacccggccgacgacgacgtcggcgggtTCCACGGCATGGTGAGGAACTCGGTTTCCAGGCTCGGGGCGGACCCCCTGGTGGTTcacgacctcgacctcaaCGACAGGCAGAGGCAGAACCAGTTCGCCGAGTGGAAGGCGGAGTGGGGGGAGTCCAACACCACCGGGTTCGGCGGCACGTCGATTGTCGAGACGGatgccgaggcggaggagggggccgtCTTTTTCCTCGTG AACGACAACGAGGGCTACACCCACGCCGGAATCGCCAGGGTCAAGCTCGTCAACGGAacccccgtcgccgagcgcctcggcAAGGGCTGGTGGGACACGTCCGAGAACGCAAAGTACGGCGACGTCGCAGCGTACAGAGACGTGCACAGCGACTACATCTACGCCCTCGGGCACCCGCcgaagcagctcgacggcaagtTCGTCGAGAGCCAGTACGTCTACCAGGTCCGCGTcaaggccagcagggccTTTGATCTGGACGCGTACGAGTACTGGTGGGGCCGGCAGCAAGGCTGGAAGAGAGAAAGGCTCACGTCCTTTACCCCCGAGACGGCGTGCATGTGGGGTGCCGGACAGGGGCAGATTGTGTTTAGCAATTACTTCAAGACATACATGTATGTCCACGTCT GTGGTGCTACGGTGACAATCAAGACAGCACCCAAGCCTGAGGGTCCGTGGTCCGAAGGCAAAGAGATATTCACAGCCACTCCCATCGATGGAGGACTCGTATATGCCGGCGTGGCGTATCCGTACCTGGATGAAACCGGGAAGACGCTAGCCATCGCCTAtaccaacaacaaccacaTCCAGGTCATCAGGGTCACCTTTGAATAG
- a CDS encoding uncharacterized protein (COG:S~EggNog:ENOG503NUJ3) yields MQSWGGQDQNAADGSNSWQTGFVYPGHSGQYDPNQHQWSQPGGAGFSQVGHGPQDGGVADFHFDPAQQGTGGFLSEQQHLAASQQGQPDFHDAHSSIHQQFVTPGQDMLDPSFANLHPGMFAQQQAGKMPHGHVAMGQVQNHSHTHPQAFAQHDFSYPAQGGQTFGSPATPVAHYSPPQLMTRPASTRQRSHTPVQQQQQQQQQPPPQQPPQQQQQQQPPPPQQHFDSNNIHPGLAQGGTYPRPSQASPVQQHGQPQLFSAPSQAYAPAANGQQGHFQAGAHGQLSYQQFQEPPAQSQPQQTHFQQHGFPTSQTTYLQPGQGTPVQPPQPQASQAPAPAQGVNAESDAGTPQAAQAESPAKKRKRASKSTPETVVESPAPVVIDLSAESTAKKVEEIDALKAPVPTAEEAKLLSEASKRGKTHGKALATKAIPYLVNAGTIKLPAPKSFDKLSPMVAVPSRSGKPAVIGLGYALPCEVQGRFTSQYKPSLDKAGLDERRDEAKDLLGDYDRSMKALGKRQPKYTEYPHSFKEQLKADEASKNKAEKKAKKEQEEERNKPARPPTRPTDLAAAAAWDVIGIVKIEPSVARTSTLIANRVKEAGEYLINLRAEANRALKAYDQAVKDKLADDETAGIKQEADQKREALYQALDATLVHADDAVIDNLGGHQKLVLSLVNALIACSKVNDFSGKLPKIVLELFTHFKITKKIAETPNFDTVRKRFEEKGDKDVKDLVREVSAAIKKFSKAAESDTGYAGTSAAGRAKLGIKPADSAKRSRDEEEDTRTVKKIAVEPGSSLSKKLGQSKVLSSKAAPSVAKTSILPGKSRPVAKPTKSEPAAAADSPSASADEKKTVSAAAKPVMPKKEAKPVAKPPAAPTSSVVSSISSLLDSINSKKPEPQAPVVKEDRSATPETSEQRVKRLRKEARRKLRVSWKPESELVQIKVFEKDDEEDEGRDVNQLRDAADDRSEGMVLKRRVNVNVDDEDDDLPYQPWEEPSPTDFSHLAEDIRKKSYVTRGGDMDVSTEEQKRIAEREQRELMAIYTDPADIPESSKSPPPEESSAFEPKVVRLPDDGKFGEIHRRWQEEQQMGRDLAYEAALKRLDAKNSMSTRLDSIFGRLHRPAGQDAASTAPKPSTSSAAVSKATNMHVPFAYGPTVEVNVLEWLKWDKNRLWRDPDPVRANAAPAHQYAPEAEQAGRVLESVVELLGGKPYPAVGPPQWLKNDEERVREWWLGYNKEAAARQKRQEEERARAEAEANALRATAGGAQDWTAYYAQQQYAPYMALLQQINGGAQQQPPAAQPPSAAPQMPDNQLQSILAAINSQPSQQGQQHHLDYAASFAQGQHASSSSSHAAGDHERDWERTDHQGRAGEQHRDGDDARGKKKQRSLPPHKPANKALIGTKPCTFWQQGKCARGDKCTFRHG; encoded by the exons ATGCAGTCCTGGGGTGGCCAGGACCAgaacgccgccgacggtaGTAATTCATGGCAGACGGGCTTCGTGTATCCCGGCCACAGCGGCCAGTATGATCCGAATCAACACCAATGGtcccagcccggcggcgctggcttcTCTCaggtcggccacggcccgcaggacggcggcgtggccgacTTCCACTTTGATCCGGCGCAGCAGGGGACGGGCGGCTTCCtcagcgagcagcagcatctaGCCGCGTCCCAGCAAGGTCAACCCGACTTCCACGACGCGCACAGCTCGATCCACCAGCAGTTCGTGACGCCGGGCCAGGACATGCTAGACCCGTCGTTTGCCAACCTCCACCCGGGCATGTttgcccagcagcaggctggCAAGATGCCTCACGGGCACGTAGCCATGGGCCAGGTCCAGAACCACTCCCATACACACCCCCAGGCGTTTGCCCAGCATGACTTCTCATACCCGGCTCAAGGCGGGCAGACCTTTGGCTCCCCCGCGACCCCGGTGGCTCACTACAGCCCTCCGCAGCTGATGACTCGAcccgcgtcgacgcgacAGCGAAGCCATACAccggtgcagcagcagcaacaacaacaacagcagccaccgccgcaaCAGCCAccgcaacaacagcagcagcagcagccgccgccgccgcagcaacacTTTGACTCGAACAACATCCATCCTGGCTTGGCTCAGGGCGGCACATATCCTCGGCCGTCTCAAGCTTCTCCCGTACAGCAACATGGGCAGCCGCAACTGTTCTCGGCCCCCAGTCAGGCGTATGCCCCTGCGGCAAATGGACAACAAGGCCACTTTCAAGCCGGCGCTCACGGCCAGCTCTCGTACCAGCAGTTCCaagagccgcccgcccagtcGCAACCGCAGCAAACCCATTTCCAACAACATGGGTTTCCTACGTCACAGACGACGTACCTTCAGCCTGGCCAAGGAACCCCTGTTCAACCACCGCAGCCTCAAGCATCACaggcccccgcccccgcaCAAGGAGTAAACGCGGAGTCTGACGCTGGCACCCCTCAAGCTGCGCAGGCCGAGTCTCCGGCGAAGAAGCGGAAACGGGCGTCTAAGAGCACGCCGGAAACCGTTGTCGAGTCTCCGGCCCCAGTTGTCATTGACCTTTCGGCGGAGTCCACGGCTAAGAAAGTAGAAGAGATTGATGCTCTCAAGGCTCCTGTACCTACGGCAGAGGAGGCAAAGCTGCTGAGTGAAGCCTCTAAGCGGGGCAAAACCCATGGCAAAGCTCTCGCCACCAAGGCCATTCCGTATCTTGTCAACGCTGGCACCATTAAGCTACCTG CACCAAAAAGCTTCGACAAACTCTCCCCAATGGTTGCCGTTCCGTCACGCAGCGGCAAACCCGCCGTGATAGGCCTCGGCTACGCACTGCCTTGCGAGGTCCAGGGCCGGTTCACCAGCCAGTACAAGCCGTCACTGGACAAGGCGGGACTCGACGAGAGAAGGGACGAAGCAAAGGACCTTCTCGGCGACTACGACCGTTCAATGAAGGCCCTGGGCAAGCGGCAGCCCAAGTATACCGAATATCCGC ACTCGTTCAaggagcagctcaaggcAGACGAGGCCTCCAAGAACAAAGCAGAGAAGAAGGCAAAGAAGGAGCAAGAGGAGGAACGTAACAAACCT GCCCGACCTCCGACACGCCCGACAGAcctcgctgcggcggccgcctggGATGTCATTGGTATCGTTAAGATTGAGCCCTCCGTGGCCCGGACGAGTACCCTCATCGCGAACCGGgtcaaggaggcgggcgagtaCCTGATCAACCTTCGTGCCGAGGCAAACCGAGCTCTCAAGGCGTACGACCAGGCAGTCAAGgacaagctggccgacgacgaaacAGCAGGCATCAAGCAGGAGGCGGACCAGAAGCGGGAGGCGCTGTaccaggccctcgacgccacaCTCGTGcatgccgacgatgccgtcatcGACAATCTCGGCGGGCACCAGAAGCTGGTCCTCAGCCTCGTCAACGCGCTGATTGCGTGTAGCAAGGTCAACGACTTTTCGGGCAAACTCCCCAAGATTGTTTTGGAGCTCTTCACGCACTTCAAGATCACCAAGAAGATTGCTGAGACGCCGAATTTCGACACGGTGCGCAAGCGCTTCGAGGAAAAGGGGGACAAGGATGTGAAAGATCTGGTGCGCGAGGTTTCTGCCGCCATCAAGAAGTTTAGCAAAGCCGCCGAGTCCGACACAGGATACGCGGGCACCTCGGCAGCCGGGCGCGCGAAGCTGGGCATCAAGCCGGCGGACTCGGCCAAGCGTAgccgggacgaggaggaggacacCCGAACGGTGAAGAAAAttgccgtcgagcccggTTCGTCCCTGAGCAAGAAGCTGGGCCAGTCCAAGGTCCTTTCATCAaaggcggcgccctcggtgGCAAAGACCTCCATATTACCCGGCAAGTCAAGACCCGTCGCCAAACCTACCAAGTCAGagccggccgcggcagccgaTAGCccgagcgcgtcggccgacgagaagaagactGTCAGCGCTGCTGCCAAGCCCGTGATGCCGAAGAAGGAGGCGAAGCCCGTCGCGAaaccacccgccgccccgacctCGTCCGTGGTCTCCAGCATATCGTCGCTGCTCGACTCCATCAACTCCAAGAAGCCAGAGCCGCaggcgcccgtcgtcaaggaggataggtcggcgacgcctgAGACGTCGGAGCAGCGCGTCAAGCGTCTGCGCAAGGAGGCCCGTCGCAAACTCCGGGTCAGCTGGAAGCCGGAGAGCGAGCTGGTCCAGATCAAGGTCTTTGAAAaggacgacgaagaagacgagggccgcgacgtgAATCAGCTgcgggacgccgccgacgatcGGTCCGAAGGCATGGTGCTTAAGCGCCGCGtcaacgtcaacgtcgacgacgaggacgacgaccttCCGTACCAGCCGTGGGAagagccgtcgccgaccgACTTTTCCCATCTGGCCGAGGACATCCGCAAGAAGAGCTACGTCACGCGTGGAGGCGACATGGACGTCAGTACCGAGGAGCAAaagcgcatcgccgagagGGAGCAGCGTGAGCTCATGGCAATCTACACGGACCCGGCCGATATTCCCGAGTCGAGCaagtcgccgccaccggaaGAGTCTTCGGCCTTTGAGCCCAAGGTGGTGCGGCTACCGGACGACGGCAAGTTTGGCGAGATTCACCGACGCTGGCAGGAAGAGCAGCAGATGGGCCGGGACCTGGCCTACGAAGCCGCCTTGAAGCGTCTGGACGCCAAGAACagcatgtcgacgaggctcgACTCCATCTTCGGACGTCTTCACCGGCCCGcgggccaagacgccgcaTCCACGGCACCAaagccctcgacgtcgagtgCGGCAGTCTCTAAGGCAACCAATATGCACGTCCCGTTTGCGTATGGTCCGACGGTAGAGGTCAACGTCCTCGAGTGGCTCAAGTGGGATAAGAACCGTTTGTGGCGCGACCCCGACCCGGTGCGAGCAAATGCCGCGCCGGCTCATCAATACGCccccgaggcggagcaggcgggcagggtgTTGGAGAGCGTTGTCGAGCTGCTTGGCGGCAAGCCGTATCCCGCCGTGGGGCCTCCACAGTGGCTGAagaacgacgaggagcgggtGCGCGAGTGGTGGCTGGGATACAacaaggaggcggcggcgaggcagaaacggcaagaagaggagcgcgcgcgggccgaggccgaagccAACGCGCTCCGAgccacggccggcggcgcgcaggacTGGACCGCCTACTACGCGCAACAGCAATACGCCCCGTacatggcgctgctgcagcagatTAACGGtggtgcgcagcagcagccgcccgcagcgcaacccccctcggcggcgccgcagatGCCTGACAACCAGCTGCAGTCGATCCTGGCTGCTATCAACAGCCAGCCGTCGCAGCAGGGTCAGCAGCATCACCTCGACTATGCCGCATCGTTTGCGCAGGGACAGcacgcgtcgtcgtcgtcatcgcacGCCGCTGGGGACCATGAGCGGGACTGGGAGCGTACGGATCACCAAGGCCGGGCAGGCGAGCAGCATcgcgacggtgacgatgctcgggggaagaagaagcagcgttcgctgccgccgcacaaGCCGGCCAACAAGGCGCTCATCGGCACCAAGCCGTGCACGTTCTGGCAGCAGGGCAAGTGCGCTCGAGGCGACAAGTGCACGTTTAGACATGGTTAG
- the tsn1 gene encoding Translin-1 (COG:S~EggNog:ENOG503P06S): protein MSAPLLDPSIFAYLESRIEEETAVRDQLTQIVQRLEKAVAAAQGLLSRVHSTPRAKFPELVAQVQPAVKDQVAIVAELDAVASKHPYYKYNSKWSRAVQGAIGTAVYCAWLGGFPDVVSSSSSSSSPPTNASASATQQQPAELGRLLTLEQVGAIFQVPTNLKDRDAFHLTIEEYLLSLTDLTQDLSRLATNAVTHGDFALPLTIAAFVKDLFAGFQLLNLKNDILRKRGDAVKYDVKRVEDVVYDLSLRGLVPRPGGVVGVDTEMKTE, encoded by the exons ATGTCCGCCCCGCTCCTCGACCCGTCCATCTTCGCCTACCTCGAGTCGCGCATCGAGGAAGAGACGGCCGTCCGCGACCAGCTCACCCAAATCGTCCAGCGCCTCGaaaaggccgtcgccgccgcccagggcctgCTCTCGCGCGTGcactcgacgccgcgcgccaaGT tccccgagctcgtcgcccaggtccagcccgccgtcaaggaccaagtcgccatcgtcgccgagctcgacgccgtcgcctccaagCACCCCTACTACAAGTACAACTCCAAGTGGTCGCGCGCCGTGCAGGGCGCcatcggcaccgccgtctactgcgcctggctgggcggctTCCCCGACGTCgtttcttcctcctcctcctcctcctctccccccaccaacgcctccgcctctgccACGCAACAGCAACCCGCCGAGCTCGGTCGTCTTCTCACACTCGAGCAAGTCGGCGCCATCTTCCAAG TCCCCACAAACCTCAAGGACCGCGACGCCTTCCACCTCACCATCGAAGAGTACCTCCTCAGCCTCACCGACCTCACCCAGGACCTCTCCCGCCTCGCCACAAACGCCGTCACCCACGGCGACTTCGCCCTGCCCCtgaccatcgccgccttcgtcaaGGACCTCTTCGCCGGCTTCCAGCTGCTCAATCTCAAAAACGACATCCTCCGcaagcgcggcgacgccgtcaagtACGACGTCAAGAgggtcgaggacgtcgtctACGACTTGAGCCTGCGGGGGTTGGTGCCGCGCCCgggaggcgtcgtcggcgtcgacacggAGATGAAGACGGAGTaa